In Mercurialis annua linkage group LG6, ddMerAnnu1.2, whole genome shotgun sequence, the following are encoded in one genomic region:
- the LOC126686893 gene encoding probable WRKY transcription factor 4 → MSENDIHHHHPAPPPHPPPSTSSSPPPKSSRPTTITLPPRSFNETFFSSNTSTTTTPNLGLGFSPGPMTLVSSFFSDSDDFKSFSQLLAGAMSSPAAVVKAPAFPVSSTEDCKVSAGDTSRPANLSVVPPPPMFSPMGLLDSPGFGLFSPQGAFGMTHQQALAQVTAQAAHSHMQNQAQYSSSLTPVTEMSSAQFSSISTDSTMQQQMLALNPNPSTYVKELSDVNCADQRSLACAVSVDKPADDGYNWRKYGQKQVKGSEFPRSYYKCTHPNCPVKKKVERSLDGQVTEIIYKGQHGHQPPQSNKRGKDAGNLNGKLNNQSNLELASQFQSGSVNKLTERNYQESSQATREQISGTSSSEEVGDSETGGDENDDDEPNSKRRNTEVKVTEPVSSHRTVTEPRIIVQTTSEVDLLDDGYRWRKYGQKVVKGNPYPRSYYKCTTAGCKVRKHVERAASDRRAVITTYEGKHNHDLPAAKGSSHNAANSYSSELKKQNAERFAVNNTRDLNAANQQPIARLRLKEEQIT, encoded by the exons ATGTCTGAAAACGATATCCACCACCACCACCCTGCTCCTCCTCCTCATCCGCCGCCGTCCACGTCATCATCACCACCGCCTAAATCATCTCGCCCCACCACCATAACTCTCCCGCCACGCTCCTTCAATGAAACATTCTTCTCCAGTAATACTTCTACTACTACTACGCCAAATTTGGGCTTGGGCTTTAGTCCGGGCCCCATGACTCTTGTCTCTAGCTTCTTCTCCGACTCCGATGACTTCAAATCATTCTCTCAGCTCCTCGCCGGCGCCATGTCCTCTCCCGCCGCCGTCGTGAAAGCTCCTGCCTTTCCTGTTTCATCAACAGAAGACTGTAAAGTCTCCGCCGGAGATACTTCCCGGCCGGCGAATTTGTCGGTTGTGCCTCCCCCGCCGATGTTTAGTCCGATGGGTCTTCTTGATTCACCTGGGTTCGGTCTATTTTCTCCCCAG GGAGCCTTTGGAATGACACACCAGCAGGCCTTAGCGCAGGTTACTGCTCAGGCTGCACATTCCCATATGCAAAATCAAGCACAGTATTCGTCGTCTTTAACACCGGTTACGGAAATGTCTTCTGCACAATTTTCATCCATCAGTACTGATTCAACTATGCAACAGCAGATGCTAGCGTTGAATCCAAATCCTAGTACGTATGTAAAGGAATTGTCGGATGTTAACTGTGCTGATCAAAGATCCTTAGCTTGTGCTGTTAGTGTCGATAAACCAGCTGATGATGGCTACAACTGGAGAAAATATGGGCAGAAACAGGTGAAAGGTAGTGAATTTCCTCGAAGTTATTACAAATGTACGCATCCCAACTGTCCTGTCAAGAAAAAAGTTGAGCGGTCTCTTGATGGTCAAGTAACTGAAATTATCTACAAAGGGCAACACGGCCATCAACCTCCGCAATCCAATAAGCGTGGGAAGGACGCTGGAAATTTGAATGGAAAGTTGAATAATCAGAGTAATCTTGAACTAGCTTCCCAGTTTCAAAGTGGCAGTGTGAACAAATTGACAGAAAGGAATTATCAGGAATCAAGCCAGGCTACACGTGAACAGATATCTGGGACAAGCAGCAGTGAAGAAGTTGGTGATTCTGAAACTGGTGGAGATGAAAATGATGACGATGAACCCAATTCCAAGAGAAG AAATACAGAAGTCAAGGTAACAGAGCCAGTTTCTTCGCACAGGACTGTCACGGAGCCCAGAATCATTGTCCAGACCACCAGTGAAGTTGATCTTTTAGATGATGGATATAGATGGCGCAAGTATGGGCAGAAAGTTGTCAAAGGCAATCCTTATCCAAG GAGCTACTATAAATGCACAACTGCAGGCTGCAAAGTTCGAAAACATGTTGAGAGAGCTGCAAGTGACCGAAGAGCTGTAATAACAACATACGAAGGCAAACATAACCATGATTTACCAGCTGCTAAAGGAAGCAGCCACAATGCAGCTAATAGTTATTCATCCGAGttgaaaaaacaaaatgcaGAGAGGTTTGCtgtaaataacacaagagactTAAACGCCGCTAATCAACAACCTATAGCACGATTGCGGTTGAAAGAGGAGCAGATAACATAG
- the LOC126686895 gene encoding uncharacterized protein LOC126686895 — translation MGSCVSTANKNIILSHRKRQQKSIKHRGKITTCVPDVPIKQFSDAGIKDFAVREFVHLDFDKGEATTCRRSEATNKNFHHTQLQWNHSQIAGNGICQEEVWFDSVSIVDSDSDDDFISIHGDGFSTVGSTIGQKPSAQVLQYGSASCFVDTGSKYEGFYESYLKIDGVAKGDEVPSRTKKVMDDSYGSFKSLKDLSYDSGEKVQENRRKSTVVMVLKRKSCDGKEKTQFSAGRLLYRPRAGFQIPVSKGEKPTPGCWSEVSPSVFRLRGENYFRDKQKCPASSFSPYLPIGVDLFACSRKINHIAQHLELPFVQPHEKVPSLLIVNIQIPTYPVAMFQGECDGEGMSLVLYFKVSENFDIDISPHFQDTIKRLVDDDMEKVKGFAKESTVPFRERLKILAGLVNPEDLQTGSTEKKLLQAYNDKPVLSRPQHEFYRGPNYLEIDLDIHRFSYISRKGLEAFRDRMKHGIVNVGLTIQAQKPEELPEQVLCGVRLNKIEFVNHGQIPTIVTRDD, via the exons ATGGGTTCGTGTGTCTCGACAGCGAATAAAAACATCATATTATCACATAGGAAACGGCAGCAAAAATCTATCAAACATCGCGGAAAGATTACCACTTGTGTTCCTGATGTACCTATCAAACAGTTCAGTGATGCTGGAATAAAGGATTTTGCTGTTAGAGAGTTTGTTCATCTTGACTTTGACAAGGGTGAAGCAACTACTTGCCGAAGATCTGAAGCTACTAACAAGAACTTCCATCACACTCAGCTACAATGGAACCACAGCCAAATTGCTGGAAATG GAATATGCCAAGAGGAAGTATGGTTTGACTCTGTTAGTATTGTGGACTCAGATTCAGATGATGACTTCATTAGTATACATGGAG ATGGTTTTTCTACAGTCGGTAGTACAATTGGGCAAAAACCAAGCGCTCAAGTGCTTCAGTACGGGAGTGCGTCGTGCTTCGTAGACACTGGAAGCAAGTATGAGGGGTTCTATGAAAGCTACCTTAAAATAGATGGAGTTGCAAAAGGTGATGAGGTACCTAGTAGGACAAAGAAAGTAATGGATGATTCTTATGGAAGTTTTAAAAGTCTTAAAGATCTCTCTTATGATTCTGGAGAGAAAGTTCAAGAAAATCGAAGAAAATCTACAGTTGTTATGGTTTTGAAGAGGAAATCTTGTGATGGAAAGGAAAAGACTCAATTTT CTGCTGGGAGATTGCTTTATCGCCCGAGAGCAGGGTTTCAGATACCCGTTTCAAAAGGAGAGAAGCCTACTCCAGGATGCTGGTCTGAAGTTTCACCTTCAGTTTTTAGACTCCGTGGCGAGAATTATTTCAG AGATAAGCAGAAGTGCCCTGCTTCAAGTTTCAGCCCGTATTTACCAATTGGTGTCGATTTGTTTGCCTGCTCGCGAAAGATAAATCATATTGCTCAACATCTTGAGCTTCCATTTGTCCAACCACATGAGAAAGTACCATCACTTCTAATTGTTAACATACAG ATTCCTACTTATCCTGTTGCCATGTTCCAAGGTGAATGTGATGGGGAAGGAATGAGCCTTGTATTATACTTCAAAGTATCTGAAAATTTTGATATAGATATCTCTCCTCATTTTCAAGATACCATAAAG AGATTGGTTGACGATGATATGGAGAAGGTTAAAGGCTTTGCAAAGGAGAGCACGgttcctttcagggagagacTAAAAATTCTGGCAGGGTTGGTTAATCCAGAGGATTTGCAGACGGGGTCTACAGAAAAGAAGCTTCTTCAAGCTTACAACGATAAGCCGGTGCTTTCGCGGCCCCAACATGAGTTCTATAGG GGACCGAATTACTTGGAGATTGATTTAGATATCCACCGTTTCAGCTATATATCTCGGAAAGGACTTGAAGCATTCCGAGATCGTATGAAACATGGGATCGTTAATGTAGGCTTAACCATACAG GCACAAAAACCAGAGGAACTGCCAGAGCAAGTGCTGTGCGGTGTGCGCTTAAATAAGATTGAATTTGTAAATCACGGCCAAATACCCACTATCGTAACTAGAGACGACTGA
- the LOC126653418 gene encoding cytochrome P450 83B1-like, producing MPILILFLLLLPIFIFFLFKKHHSSLHLPPGPKADLIFGNLKQLDNSNLPKYLWQLSKQYGDLMSLRLGMKPTLVVSSAKMAQEVLKTHDLEFCSRPRLSGLHKISYNGVDLAFSPYDAYWREMRKISVVHVFNSNRVQSFRDIREDEVRIMLEKISKLSEESKVVNLSELMMSVGSGTICRIAFGKRYEDGGSEAKRFHNLLMELQVMFGSFYFSDYFPYVGYVIDKMSGLLSRLDKVFHAFDDFYQELIDEHLDPNRNLSSDTENILDVLLQLKKDRSFKVQLNFNNVKAVLMNMFVAGTDTSAASVIWCMCFLLKYPTTMKKAQEEVRTLIGKKGFVNEDDIQNLPYLKAVIKEMMRLQPPVPLLIPRETVSKCSVGGYDIGAKTLVYVNALAIGRDPEAWENPLEFDPERFLKNDVDMKGQHYELIPFGAGRRICPGIFMGIANVEIALANLIYKFDWEMPDGMSAQDIHIDDVNPGIVVHKKGDLSLMAKTYV from the exons ATGccaattctcattttatttcTCTTACTCCTTcccatcttcatcttcttccttttcaAGAAACACCACTCTTCACTTCATCTTCCTCCTGGCCCTAAAGCTGATCTTATTTTCGGCAACTTAAAACAGCTCGATAACTCTAATCTCCCAAAATATTTATGGCAACTCTCCAAACAATATGGAGATCTCATGTCTTTAAGACTCGGTATGAAACCAACTCTCGTAGTTTCTTCAGCTAAAATGGCGCAAGAAGTGTTGAAAACCCACGATCTTGAGTTTTGTAGCAGACCTCGTTTATCTGGTCTCCATAAAATCTCTTACAATGGCGTCGACTTGGCGTTTTCTCCGTACGACGCTTACTGGAGAGAAATGAGGAAGATTTCGGTAGTTCATGTCTTTAACTCTAACCGAGTTCAAAGCTTTCGCGATATTAGAGAGGATGAAGTTCGTATCATGCTCGAAAAGATTTCGAAACTATCGGAGGAATCAAAGGTGGTTAATCTGTCGGAACTGATGATGTCTGTCGGAAGTGGAACAATTTGTCGAATTGCATTCGGAAAAAGATACGAAGACGGAGGAAGCGAAGCGAAAAGGTTCCATAATTTGCTTATGGAACTGCAAGTCATGTTCGGGAGCTTTTATTTTTCGGATTATTTCCCTTACGTGGGATATGTTATTGACAAAATGTCTGGACTTCTGTCTCGACTTGATAAGGTTTTTCATGCATTTGATGACTTTTATCAAGAACTTATCGATGAACATCTTGATCCTAATCGAAATTTATCGTCTGATACGGAGAACATTCTTGATGTCTTGCTTCAACTTAAGAAGGATCGCTCTTTTAAAGTTCAGTTAAACTTCAATAACGTCAAAGCAGTTCTCATG AACATGTTTGTTGCAGGAACAGACACAAGTGCAGCATCAGTAATATGGTGCATGTGCTTTCTACTAAAATACCCAACAACAATGAAAAAAGCACAAGAAGAAGTTAGAACCCTAATTGGAAAAAAGGGTTTTGTAAACGAAGATGATATTCAAAATCTACCCTATTTAAAGGCAGTAATCAAAGAAATGATGAGACTACAGCCACCAGTTCCATTACTAATCCCAAGAGAAACAGTAAGCAAATGCAGTGTAGGTGGGTATGACATAGGAGCCAAAACCCTAGTTTATGTGAATGCATTGGCCATTGGAAGAGACCCTGAAGCTTGGGAGAATCCATTGGAGTTTGACCCTGAAAGATTCTTGAAAAATGATGTTGATATGAAAGGGCAGCATTACGAGCTGATACCATTTGGTGCTGGTAGGAGAATTTGTCCTGGAATTTTCATGGGAATAGCTAATGTTGAGATTGCTTTGGCGAATCTCATTTATAAATTTGACTGGGAAATGCCTGATGGAATGAGTGCACAAGATATACATATTGATGATGTTAATCCGGGGATTGTTGTTCACAAGAAGGGTGATCTGTCTCTTATGGCGAAGACTTATGTATGA